Genomic segment of Pseudothermotoga sp.:
TCTTGTGCGATGGAACTTCCGTGACCCATTTGATAAGTGAGTATCTATCTATAAACCAGCAGGAATTTATCAAGCTTGCCAAACTTTCTGGACTCAGAGACCTTCAGACGGGAAAAATCACAGCAAGACAATTTTGGGAGAATTTTTCAAAGCTTTCAGGTAAACACGTTGAAGAAGATCTGTGGGTTAAATTCTTCAAACCAAAGTTGAAGTTAGAAACGGCGAGGCTGATAGAACGCTTGAAAATGAGATACAGAGTGGTCGCTGGTACGAACACCATAGAGTCACACTATCAGATTCACCTTGAAAATGGAGATTATCGTTTCTTCGATCGTGTCTATGCATCCCACCAAGTAGGCTATCTCAAGCCAGATGATGATTTCTTCCATTACATTTTAAAGAAAGAGTCGATCTCACCGCAGGAAACTTTCTTTGTGGATGATTCATTCGAAAACGTTTTGGCAGCTCAAAAGCTTGAAATTCACTCTGTGTTGTTCACAAATGCACAAGATCTACAAAGCAAGTTGTCTTCTCTCAAGCTGATCGATTTTTAAATGAAAAACCAAGCCCCATAGGGCTTGGTTTGAGCGTTACTGATTTTTCCATCAGAAAGTTTGGATAGAACTTCGGTGTAGTACAATATCGACGTTTGGAATCGGCCTAGTGGCGTACGGAACGATTGGGTAAAACTTCGGTGTAGTACCTTCATAATATACGGCGAAGAAGAAGGCTTTTTTAGCAACGTCCTTGATAGTGACCATAGGTAACATCAAAGCAGTTGAAGTTGCCGAACTGCCGGTACCATAAGTTGCCAACACTTCGATCATGTAAACTTTCTCAACGAACGTCGGTGGATTTTGAACTAGGTAAATGAATTTTGTCGAGTAATCTGTAACATTCTTCAAAGTGATGGTCGGTGTTGGATAACCAGAAGGTTTTAATAAATGCTTGACAAAATCGAGTAATTCGCTCGCTTCAGTTGTGAGTGTTGCATCCATTGTCTTTACATAAACAACTTCGGTGGCACTGGCTGTGAACAGCTTGGATAGCAAATCATTTGCGAGTTGGTTCGGAGAAGGGCCAAATAGATTTGCACATCCTGAGAGTACGAAGATGATTGTAGCAGCCAAAACCATAATGAGGACGTATTTGTACCTCACCTTTCATCCCTCCTTCGGTTATGAAAAATTATAACACGATCACCAAATTATTTTTCTTCTGAAGTGACAGTAAGGAACTTTACCGGTTCTTTCGTAATAATCTTGATGATAATCTTCCGCAAGCCAAAACGTCGAAGCTTTTCTTATCCGGGTTGTCACTCGATAACGTGTGCTCAATCGATTCTTCAAACTCTCCGCGACCATTTTCTGTGATTCGCTTGTGTAAAAAATTACACTTTTGTACTGTTCGCCTATATCTGGACCCTGTCCATCTTCTTGAGTGAAATCATGAATTTCGAAAAAGTATTTTATTAGGTTTTCTTCGTTCATCTTTTTAGGATCGAATATGACTTCCACGGTTTCGACATGGCCTGTTTTCCCAGTGCACACGTCTTCGTAAGTTGGGTTATCCACATGTCCTCCCATGTAACCGACTCTGGTATCGATGATCCCTTCCAATTGTTTGAACAGATGCTCCACACCCCAGAAACAACCTGCCGCAAAGAAGATTCTATCTATCTTGGGTTTCTGACCAGCAGGTACAAATTTCAAAGAGACACTGTTCACACAATGACGAACATTTTTCGGTGTGAAACCTTCGTTAAAGAAGACATGCCCAAGGTGAGCTCCACAATAGGCACACGTTATCTCTATTCTGACGCCATCTTTATCCAACTCTTTTCTCACAGCGCCAGGAATTTCATCGTCGAAAGCAGGCCAACCACAACCAGAGTGAAATTTATCTTGGCTTCTGTAAAGCGGTATGCCACAGTTTTTGCAGGTGTATATTCCCTCTTCAAAATGATCGACGTATTCACCACTGAACGGTGGCTCTGTACCTTTACCAAAAAGTACGAACTTTTCGAATTCACTGAGTTGCGTGTTCCTTTTTATACGTTTCAAATTCTCTCCATCTCTCCCAAACAAATCATATCATAAATCAAAATTAAGCGAACCTTCCGTTAGTTCAGGATCATTCAAGTTTCCTTCCAACTAAAAGCGCTTCGACATTAGCTACGTTTCCTTCGAGGTCTATACATCATTCCTTAAAACCTTTCTGGCGGAGTTTTTCCAAGACGGTGTTGTTCGCAACGTACTTTGGAATCTTACCATTGAAGAAATCTACGATCGACTCAGCAGCCATCATGTTCATGCGCAAGATGGCTTCAAACGTGTGAGCGCCGACGTGAGGGGTTAAGATAAGGTTTGGACAATCGAACAACGGTGAGTCTGATGGTAATGGTTCGGGTTCGAAAACATCGAGAGCGGCGCCGGCGATTTGCCCATTCTTCAAAGCATCTATGAGCGCAGTTTCATCAACTACACCAGCGCGTGCGGTGTTTATCAAATACGCTGTCTTCTTCATCAAGGAAATCTTTCTCTTATCAATGAGATTTCTCGTGGATTCATTGAGTGGTACGTGCAAACTGACAAAGTCACTCTGTTTTAAGAGTTCTTCGAGCTCTACTTTTTCTGCTCCAACCTGCCGCAGAGATTCTTCCTGAACGTATGGATCGTACACAAGAACCCTCATACCCAAGCAAATGGCTCTTTTAGAAACTTCCCTACCGATTGAACCGAAACCCACCACACCGAGTGTCTTACCAGACAGTTCGATACCGATGGAGGAAACGAATTGTCTTTTTTCATAGAGTGTCTTGTGCGATTCTACCAGCTTTCTTGCGAGTGCAAAGATGAGACCAACGGTGAGTTCTGCAACGGAAACTGCGTTGGCATTCGGCGTAACCGTGACTGGAATTCCTAGCTCGGTGGCAGCTGAAAGGTCTATGTTGTCAACGCCCACGCCGTGTTTCGCGATGATTTTGATTGATGAATTCTCAAGCATGTTGCGCGTAATTTTTTGAACTCCTACGATTATTGCTTCAAAGTTCTTCAAATCTTGGCTCTCTATCTTTTCTTTCCTTTCCACAACGAAACCATTTTTTTCAAGCAAAACGATCGGTTCGTGTGAGTATCTTCCGAAAGTTCTTGCCAAAACAAGCACCTTCTTCACATAATCGCCCCCATTCAGTACTTCAACTCGGAAATGGCGAGCCTGCTCTTTTTGAGATTCTCTATCGCATTTGGATCTTTTGTTGCGAGCAATGTGTAGATCGTATCTAAGATGACGAGCTGAACTATGCGTGAGGTCATGGCATCCGTTCTTATCCTGGTTTCCTTCGTATTCGTAACTAGAACGACGCTTGAAATTTTGGCGAGGCTGGATTTAGGATTCCCAGTGATCGCCACAACTGGGACGTTCACTTCGATGGCTTTTTTCGCAAGAGCAACGATGGATTTCGTCTCACCGGTGTGTGAAATTGCCACAACTAAATCTTCTTTCGTTGCCGTTGCGAGGATCGTGGCCATGATGTGCTCATCGTTGGAGAACAAGCAGTGTTTACCAAGTCTTGTGAACTTGTGAAAAGCATCGAAAGCCACCGCTGCTGAAGCAGCAAAACCGAAGAAGAGAAGTCTCTTTGCGCTCAAGAAAAGTTCTGTCGCTTTTTCCAAGCTTTTTATGTCCACTGTATCGAGTGTATCCAAGATGGCTCGAACGGTCGCTTTGAAGATTTTCTGCGTGATAGTTTTTGAATCATCTCCCTCAGAAATGTCCTCATAAACTATTTCCAGTGGAGCCTTGGAGAGTTCCTGCGCGAGGAGGACTTTGAACTGCTGAAAACTCGTCAAACCGATTTTCCTGTAAAACTTGACGACCGACGCCTCACTCTTCACACCGGCAAGCTGGCTTAACTCGCTTATTGAGCATTCGAGTACAGTCCTTGGATTTTGTAGGATCACATCCGCGATCTGACGTTCAGCTTGTGTGAGATCTCTGTAGTTCTCTCTTATAGTTTGAAGTACGTCCATAAATCGCCCCCCAACGTTCAGGCGGTCGTGGCACCTCCATCGATCACAACGTAGCTACCCGTCATGAAAGCGGCCTCATCGCACGCTGCAAACAGTATGGCAAAAGCGATCTCTTCCTCTTTGGCAAGTCTTCCCACGGGTTGTCTTGCGATCATCTCTGCAAGAACGGCTTCTGGGTCTTTCGATGCTCTGACTCTCTCGGCGAGTCCCTGAGAATAGGTTGTACCTGGACATACCGCGTTCACTCTGATGTTATCTTTGACATAGTCTATGGCGAGCGATTTTGTGAGTCCAAGTAGCGCAGCCTTGGAAACGCTGTAAACGCATCTGTTTGGTATCCCTTTCAAGGCTGCCA
This window contains:
- a CDS encoding bifunctional methionine sulfoxide reductase B/A protein gives rise to the protein MKRIKRNTQLSEFEKFVLFGKGTEPPFSGEYVDHFEEGIYTCKNCGIPLYRSQDKFHSGCGWPAFDDEIPGAVRKELDKDGVRIEITCAYCGAHLGHVFFNEGFTPKNVRHCVNSVSLKFVPAGQKPKIDRIFFAAGCFWGVEHLFKQLEGIIDTRVGYMGGHVDNPTYEDVCTGKTGHVETVEVIFDPKKMNEENLIKYFFEIHDFTQEDGQGPDIGEQYKSVIFYTSESQKMVAESLKNRLSTRYRVTTRIRKASTFWLAEDYHQDYYERTGKVPYCHFRRKIIW
- a CDS encoding phosphoglycerate dehydrogenase, with amino-acid sequence MKKVLVLARTFGRYSHEPIVLLEKNGFVVERKEKIESQDLKNFEAIIVGVQKITRNMLENSSIKIIAKHGVGVDNIDLSAATELGIPVTVTPNANAVSVAELTVGLIFALARKLVESHKTLYEKRQFVSSIGIELSGKTLGVVGFGSIGREVSKRAICLGMRVLVYDPYVQEESLRQVGAEKVELEELLKQSDFVSLHVPLNESTRNLIDKRKISLMKKTAYLINTARAGVVDETALIDALKNGQIAGAALDVFEPEPLPSDSPLFDCPNLILTPHVGAHTFEAILRMNMMAAESIVDFFNGKIPKYVANNTVLEKLRQKGFKE
- a CDS encoding MurR/RpiR family transcriptional regulator, producing the protein MDVLQTIRENYRDLTQAERQIADVILQNPRTVLECSISELSQLAGVKSEASVVKFYRKIGLTSFQQFKVLLAQELSKAPLEIVYEDISEGDDSKTITQKIFKATVRAILDTLDTVDIKSLEKATELFLSAKRLLFFGFAASAAVAFDAFHKFTRLGKHCLFSNDEHIMATILATATKEDLVVAISHTGETKSIVALAKKAIEVNVPVVAITGNPKSSLAKISSVVLVTNTKETRIRTDAMTSRIVQLVILDTIYTLLATKDPNAIENLKKSRLAISELKY
- a CDS encoding HAD-IA family hydrolase; protein product: MQQHGFKLFIFDVGGVLCDGTSVTHLISEYLSINQQEFIKLAKLSGLRDLQTGKITARQFWENFSKLSGKHVEEDLWVKFFKPKLKLETARLIERLKMRYRVVAGTNTIESHYQIHLENGDYRFFDRVYASHQVGYLKPDDDFFHYILKKESISPQETFFVDDSFENVLAAQKLEIHSVLFTNAQDLQSKLSSLKLIDF